The DNA region GGGCGGCCAGCGCCTCCTCCGGCTGGGGTTTCGGCATCAGCCCGATACAGACATGCAGCGGCGCGTCATAGGCCAGCGCCGCCCAATCCAGCAGCGGTTGCCACAGCCGCGCCTGCCGCTCCACCAGCGGCTGGGGATGCTCGGCGCGGTAGCACAGCAGGTCGGTGCCGGCATAGGCGCTCACCGCCCCGACGATGTCCGGCCGCTTGGCCGGGATCAGGTCGATGGCGGTGCTCGACAGCTGCATCAGCGGCATGGAATGGGCGTCGATCCGCTCGCCCTGCGCCGCCCATTCGTCGGCCACGCCCTGGGCCAGCGGCCGGCTGGGGAGGACAAGCGGCGCCTTGGCCGGGCTGCGCACCGGACGCCCGTCCAGCTCGACCTGGAAACCGCCTTCGGTCTCGCCGACCCCCGCCGCCTTGTAGAAACGCTTCATCGCTTACCCTTCCAAAAGCTCCAGCACCGCGCCGGCGACATCGCGCCCGCGATGGACGATGCGGTCGGCCCCGGCCCGCTCCAGGTCAGGCACCGCGTGATAACCCCAGGAGACGCCAACCGACCGCACCCGCGCGTTGCGCGCCATCTGGATGTCGTAGGTGGTGTCGCCGATCATCACCGTCGTCGCCTCTTCCGCCCCGGTCTCGGCCAGCGCCCGCTGGACCATGTGCGGATTCGGCTTTCCGGGGCCGGCGTCGGCGGTCTGCAAGGTGACGAAACGCCCGCTCAGGCCATGGAGCTTGAGCACGGCGTCGAGCCCGCGCCGCGACTTGCCGGTCGCGACACCCAGCAGCACGCCGGCCTCCTCCAGCAGCGCCAGCGTGTCGAGGATTCCGGGGAACAGCGGCTCGTCCACCTCGCCACGGCCGCGGGCGCTGGAGAAGGCATGCTTGTAGCTTTCCGCCACCGCGACATGCAGCGCGGCATCGCGGCCCGGCAACAGCAGGGCCACCGCCTCGACCAGCGACAGCCCGACCATGCGGCGGACGTCCGCCGGGTCGGGCTCGCCCAGCCCATGCTCGGCCCAGGCCCGGTTCATCGCGTCGATGATGGCGAACTGGCTGTCGACCAGCGTGCCGTCGCAGTCGAACAGGGCGAGCCGCAACGGCGGTTTCCCAGACACCGCCATCACTCGAAATCCTCGAACGGATCGTCGCGCAGGTTGGGGCTGAAGCCGAAATATTTCCAGGTCGCCTGCATGTGGTCGGGCAGCGGCGCCGTCACGTCGATGGTCTTGCCGCCGCGCGGATGCGGCAGGATCAGCCGGCGGGCATGCAGGTGCAGCTTCTTCGCCACCTCCGCCCCGGCCAGGAAGGCGCCCTGCCCGGCATATTTGCCGTCGCCCAGGATCGGCGTGCCGACGGCGGCCATATGGACGCGCAGCTGGTGGGTGCGGCCGGTCAGCGGCCACATGGCGACGAAGGCCGCCTGCTTGCCGACATTCTCCTGCACCGAATAGACGGTGACGGCCCGCTTGCCCTCCTCCTTGTTCTCGGCCACCCGCTCGCCATGCGGGCCGCCTTCCTTGGCCAGCGCCAGATCGATCTTGCCCTGATAGGGTGTCGGCACGCCGACGGTGACGGCCCAGTAGATCTTGCGCACGGCACTGCCGCGGAACAGCTCGGTCAGCTTGCTGGCGGCGAAGGTGGTGCGGGCGAGCAGCAGCACCCCCGAGGTGTCCTTGTCCAGCCGGTGGACCAGCTTGGGCCGCTCGTTGCCGTCGAAACGCAGGGCGTCCAGCATGGCGTCGAGATGCTTGGAGGTGCCGGTGCCGCCCTGCACCGCCAGACCGGCGGGCTTGTTGATGGCGATCACGTCGGCGTCACGATAGAGCACCAGCGCCTGAAGCTCGGCGATCTGCTTGTCGGACATGCCCTTGGGCTTGCCGGCCCCCTGGTTCGAACCGTGGTTCGGCCCCTTGACCGGCGCCGCCCAGGCCGCCAGCGGCGGGATGCGCACGCCCTGCCCCGCCGCCAGCCGCGACGACGTCTCCGCCCGCTTGCCGTCGATGCGGACCTGGCCGGTGCGCAGCAGCTTCTGGAGATAGCTGTGGTTCACGTCGGGGAAATGCCGCTTGAACCAGCGGTCGAGCCGCATGTCGGCCTCGTCGGCCGTCACGGTGCGGATTTCGACCTTGCTGTCGCCCTTGGCTTCGGTCGAGGCGTTGTCGGGGGAATCAGGAGAGTCAGTCATCAGAGGGACACCGAAACAAGAGAA from Azospirillum sp. B510 includes:
- a CDS encoding ATP12 family chaperone protein — its product is MKRFYKAAGVGETEGGFQVELDGRPVRSPAKAPLVLPSRPLAQGVADEWAAQGERIDAHSMPLMQLSSTAIDLIPAKRPDIVGAVSAYAGTDLLCYRAEHPQPLVERQARLWQPLLDWAALAYDAPLHVCIGLMPKPQPEEALAALRRVVERTDDWTLAALQTATGVCGSIIVALALLEGRLGAEEAFEVSQLDETYQIEQWGEDAEATKRRANVRAEIAACRRFVDLLRG
- a CDS encoding HAD-IA family hydrolase, with the protein product MAVSGKPPLRLALFDCDGTLVDSQFAIIDAMNRAWAEHGLGEPDPADVRRMVGLSLVEAVALLLPGRDAALHVAVAESYKHAFSSARGRGEVDEPLFPGILDTLALLEEAGVLLGVATGKSRRGLDAVLKLHGLSGRFVTLQTADAGPGKPNPHMVQRALAETGAEEATTVMIGDTTYDIQMARNARVRSVGVSWGYHAVPDLERAGADRIVHRGRDVAGAVLELLEG
- a CDS encoding RluA family pseudouridine synthase, which codes for MTDSPDSPDNASTEAKGDSKVEIRTVTADEADMRLDRWFKRHFPDVNHSYLQKLLRTGQVRIDGKRAETSSRLAAGQGVRIPPLAAWAAPVKGPNHGSNQGAGKPKGMSDKQIAELQALVLYRDADVIAINKPAGLAVQGGTGTSKHLDAMLDALRFDGNERPKLVHRLDKDTSGVLLLARTTFAASKLTELFRGSAVRKIYWAVTVGVPTPYQGKIDLALAKEGGPHGERVAENKEEGKRAVTVYSVQENVGKQAAFVAMWPLTGRTHQLRVHMAAVGTPILGDGKYAGQGAFLAGAEVAKKLHLHARRLILPHPRGGKTIDVTAPLPDHMQATWKYFGFSPNLRDDPFEDFE